A portion of the Glycine max cultivar Williams 82 chromosome 10, Glycine_max_v4.0, whole genome shotgun sequence genome contains these proteins:
- the LOC100818002 gene encoding fructose-bisphosphate aldolase-lysine N-methyltransferase, chloroplastic isoform X6: protein MPFRVRTATASRWWSLHTVFNTHCLCRNLYYSALSKRQFSGNCDDFLQWLERKAACSISSSLFIGNSSYGRSLFASKIIQTGDCILKVPYRVQITADNLLPEIRSLIGEEVGNIAKLATVILIEKKLGQGSEWYPYISCLPQQGELHNTVFWTESELEMIRPSSVYQETIDQKSQIEKDFLAIKHIFECSHQSFGDSTYKDFMHACTLVGSRAWGSTNGLALIPFADFLNHDGVSEAIVMSDDDKQCSEIIADRDYAPGEQVLIRYGKFSNATLMLDFGFTIPYNIYDQVQIQFDIPKHDPLRDMKLELLHQYFIPPPEDMKGLSHPVNSFSIKEVKSDSGKGKGLPQSLRALARVLSCTTSQVTGFSLLVWKIFC, encoded by the exons ATGCCATTCCGAGTTCGCACTGCAACTGCAAGTCGCTGGTGGTCTCTGCACACCGTTTTCAACACTCATTGTCTTTGCCGCAACTTGTATTATTCGGCTTTGTCCAAACGTCAG TTTTCTGGCAATTGCGACGATTTTTTGCAGTGGTTGGAGCGGAAAGCTGCCTGTAGTATTTCCTCCTCACTTTTTATTGGCAATTCTTCGTATGGAAG GTCTCTGTTTGCCTCTAAGATAATACAAACTGGAGATTGCATTTTAAAGGTTCCTTACAGAGTG CAAATAACTGCAGATAATCTCCTTCCTGAAATCAGATCTTTGATTGGTGAGGAAGTTGGAAATATTGCAAAACTTGCTACTGTTATTCTGATCGAGAAGAAACTGGGTCAG GGCTCTGAGTGGTATCCTTATATCAGCTGTCTTCCACAACAAGGAGAGCTGCATAATACG GTATTTTGGACTGAAAGTGAGTTGGAGATGATTCGTCCAAGTTCAGTTTATCAGGAAACTATTGACCAAAAATCTCAAATTGAAAAGGACTTTTTGGCAATCAAGCAT ATTTTTGAATGTTCCCATCAAAGTTTTGGAGATTCTACCTACAAGGACTTCATGCATGCATGCACACTAG TTGGTTCTCGAGCATGGGGAAGCACAAATGGTTTAGCTCTG attCCATTTGCAGATTTCTTAAACCACGATGGAGTTTCAGAAGCAATTGTAATGagtgatgatgacaaacaatgCTCAGAA ATTATTGCTGATCGTGACTATGCCCCGGGTGAACAG GTACTAATAAGATATGGAAAGTTTTCAAATGCTACATTAATGCTGGACTTTGGTTTTACAATTCCATACAACATTTACGATCAG GTTCAGATCCAGTTTGATATTCCTAAGCATGATCCTCTGCGGGACATGAAGTTGGAACTCTTGCATCAGTACTTTATACCTCCACCTGAAGATATGAAGGGCTTGTCACATCCCGTGAATTCCTTCAGCATCAA GGAGGTGAAGTCTGATAGTGGAAAAGGGAAGGGTCTTCCACAATCACTTCGTGCGCTTGCTCGTGTTCTTTCTTGTACAACATCTCAGG TCACTGGATTCTCTCTCCTTGTGTGGAAGATTTTCTGTTAG
- the LOC100818002 gene encoding fructose-bisphosphate aldolase-lysine N-methyltransferase, chloroplastic isoform X5 produces the protein MPFRVRTATASRWWSLHTVFNTHCLCRNLYYSALSKRQFSGNCDDFLQWLERKAACSISSSLFIGNSSYGRSLFASKIIQTGDCILKVPYRVQITADNLLPEIRSLIGEEVGNIAKLATVILIEKKLGQGSEWYPYISCLPQQGELHNTVFWTESELEMIRPSSVYQETIDQKSQIEKDFLAIKHIFECSHQSFGDSTYKDFMHACTLVGSRAWGSTNGLALIPFADFLNHDGVSEAIVMSDDDKQCSEIIADRDYAPGEQVLIRYGKFSNATLMLDFGFTIPYNIYDQVQIQFDIPKHDPLRDMKLELLHQYFIPPPEDMKGLSHPVNSFSIKEVKSDSGKGKGLPQSLRALARVLSCTTSQEIDNLIAEAAQTDGRLARRPLQDISKEIQAHMMLLSLFIQLIEERSVAIMSLDSLSLCGRFSVRKLMAQDLLQGLDQ, from the exons ATGCCATTCCGAGTTCGCACTGCAACTGCAAGTCGCTGGTGGTCTCTGCACACCGTTTTCAACACTCATTGTCTTTGCCGCAACTTGTATTATTCGGCTTTGTCCAAACGTCAG TTTTCTGGCAATTGCGACGATTTTTTGCAGTGGTTGGAGCGGAAAGCTGCCTGTAGTATTTCCTCCTCACTTTTTATTGGCAATTCTTCGTATGGAAG GTCTCTGTTTGCCTCTAAGATAATACAAACTGGAGATTGCATTTTAAAGGTTCCTTACAGAGTG CAAATAACTGCAGATAATCTCCTTCCTGAAATCAGATCTTTGATTGGTGAGGAAGTTGGAAATATTGCAAAACTTGCTACTGTTATTCTGATCGAGAAGAAACTGGGTCAG GGCTCTGAGTGGTATCCTTATATCAGCTGTCTTCCACAACAAGGAGAGCTGCATAATACG GTATTTTGGACTGAAAGTGAGTTGGAGATGATTCGTCCAAGTTCAGTTTATCAGGAAACTATTGACCAAAAATCTCAAATTGAAAAGGACTTTTTGGCAATCAAGCAT ATTTTTGAATGTTCCCATCAAAGTTTTGGAGATTCTACCTACAAGGACTTCATGCATGCATGCACACTAG TTGGTTCTCGAGCATGGGGAAGCACAAATGGTTTAGCTCTG attCCATTTGCAGATTTCTTAAACCACGATGGAGTTTCAGAAGCAATTGTAATGagtgatgatgacaaacaatgCTCAGAA ATTATTGCTGATCGTGACTATGCCCCGGGTGAACAG GTACTAATAAGATATGGAAAGTTTTCAAATGCTACATTAATGCTGGACTTTGGTTTTACAATTCCATACAACATTTACGATCAG GTTCAGATCCAGTTTGATATTCCTAAGCATGATCCTCTGCGGGACATGAAGTTGGAACTCTTGCATCAGTACTTTATACCTCCACCTGAAGATATGAAGGGCTTGTCACATCCCGTGAATTCCTTCAGCATCAA GGAGGTGAAGTCTGATAGTGGAAAAGGGAAGGGTCTTCCACAATCACTTCGTGCGCTTGCTCGTGTTCTTTCTTGTACAACATCTCAGG aaattgACAATTTGATTGCGGAAGCTGCTCAAACTGATGGTAGGCTGGCTAGGCGCCCTTTACAGGATATCAGCAAAGAGATACAAGCACACATGATGTTGTTGTCACTATTCATCCAATTAATTGAGGAGCGCAGTGTGGCTATTATG TCACTGGATTCTCTCTCCTTGTGTGGAAGATTTTCTGTTAGAAAACTAATGGCTCAAGATCTCCTACAAG GCCTTGACCAATGA
- the LOC100818002 gene encoding fructose-bisphosphate aldolase-lysine N-methyltransferase, chloroplastic isoform X2, translating to MPFRVRTATASRWWSLHTVFNTHCLCRNLYYSALSKRQFSGNCDDFLQWLERKAACSISSSLFIGNSSYGRSLFASKIIQTGDCILKVPYRVQITADNLLPEIRSLIGEEVGNIAKLATVILIEKKLGQGSEWYPYISCLPQQGELHNTVFWTESELEMIRPSSVYQETIDQKSQIEKDFLAIKHIFECSHQSFGDSTYKDFMHACTLVGSRAWGSTNGLALIPFADFLNHDGVSEAIVMSDDDKQCSEIIADRDYAPGEQVLIRYGKFSNATLMLDFGFTIPYNIYDQVQIQFDIPKHDPLRDMKLELLHQYFIPPPEDMKGLSHPVNSFSIKEVKSDSGKGKGLPQSLRALARVLSCTTSQEIDNLIAEAAQTDGRLARRPLQDISKEIQAHMMLLSLFIQLIEERSVAIMSLDSLSLCGRFSVRKLMAQDLLQATGLSKRLSFQQM from the exons ATGCCATTCCGAGTTCGCACTGCAACTGCAAGTCGCTGGTGGTCTCTGCACACCGTTTTCAACACTCATTGTCTTTGCCGCAACTTGTATTATTCGGCTTTGTCCAAACGTCAG TTTTCTGGCAATTGCGACGATTTTTTGCAGTGGTTGGAGCGGAAAGCTGCCTGTAGTATTTCCTCCTCACTTTTTATTGGCAATTCTTCGTATGGAAG GTCTCTGTTTGCCTCTAAGATAATACAAACTGGAGATTGCATTTTAAAGGTTCCTTACAGAGTG CAAATAACTGCAGATAATCTCCTTCCTGAAATCAGATCTTTGATTGGTGAGGAAGTTGGAAATATTGCAAAACTTGCTACTGTTATTCTGATCGAGAAGAAACTGGGTCAG GGCTCTGAGTGGTATCCTTATATCAGCTGTCTTCCACAACAAGGAGAGCTGCATAATACG GTATTTTGGACTGAAAGTGAGTTGGAGATGATTCGTCCAAGTTCAGTTTATCAGGAAACTATTGACCAAAAATCTCAAATTGAAAAGGACTTTTTGGCAATCAAGCAT ATTTTTGAATGTTCCCATCAAAGTTTTGGAGATTCTACCTACAAGGACTTCATGCATGCATGCACACTAG TTGGTTCTCGAGCATGGGGAAGCACAAATGGTTTAGCTCTG attCCATTTGCAGATTTCTTAAACCACGATGGAGTTTCAGAAGCAATTGTAATGagtgatgatgacaaacaatgCTCAGAA ATTATTGCTGATCGTGACTATGCCCCGGGTGAACAG GTACTAATAAGATATGGAAAGTTTTCAAATGCTACATTAATGCTGGACTTTGGTTTTACAATTCCATACAACATTTACGATCAG GTTCAGATCCAGTTTGATATTCCTAAGCATGATCCTCTGCGGGACATGAAGTTGGAACTCTTGCATCAGTACTTTATACCTCCACCTGAAGATATGAAGGGCTTGTCACATCCCGTGAATTCCTTCAGCATCAA GGAGGTGAAGTCTGATAGTGGAAAAGGGAAGGGTCTTCCACAATCACTTCGTGCGCTTGCTCGTGTTCTTTCTTGTACAACATCTCAGG aaattgACAATTTGATTGCGGAAGCTGCTCAAACTGATGGTAGGCTGGCTAGGCGCCCTTTACAGGATATCAGCAAAGAGATACAAGCACACATGATGTTGTTGTCACTATTCATCCAATTAATTGAGGAGCGCAGTGTGGCTATTATG TCACTGGATTCTCTCTCCTTGTGTGGAAGATTTTCTGTTAGAAAACTAATGGCTCAAGATCTCCTACAAG CCACAGGATTATCAAAGAGGTTAAGCTTCCAACAGATGTAG
- the LOC100818002 gene encoding fructose-bisphosphate aldolase-lysine N-methyltransferase, chloroplastic isoform X3 gives MPFRVRTATASRWWSLHTVFNTHCLCRNLYYSALSKRQWLERKAACSISSSLFIGNSSYGRSLFASKIIQTGDCILKVPYRVQITADNLLPEIRSLIGEEVGNIAKLATVILIEKKLGQGSEWYPYISCLPQQGELHNTVFWTESELEMIRPSSVYQETIDQKSQIEKDFLAIKHIFECSHQSFGDSTYKDFMHACTLVGSRAWGSTNGLALIPFADFLNHDGVSEAIVMSDDDKQCSEIIADRDYAPGEQVLIRYGKFSNATLMLDFGFTIPYNIYDQVQIQFDIPKHDPLRDMKLELLHQYFIPPPEDMKGLSHPVNSFSIKEVKSDSGKGKGLPQSLRALARVLSCTTSQEIDNLIAEAAQTDGRLARRPLQDISKEIQAHMMLLSLFIQLIEERSVAIMSLDSLSLCGRFSVRKLMAQDLLQGELRILKSASAWLENYCFSMT, from the exons ATGCCATTCCGAGTTCGCACTGCAACTGCAAGTCGCTGGTGGTCTCTGCACACCGTTTTCAACACTCATTGTCTTTGCCGCAACTTGTATTATTCGGCTTTGTCCAAACGTCAG TGGTTGGAGCGGAAAGCTGCCTGTAGTATTTCCTCCTCACTTTTTATTGGCAATTCTTCGTATGGAAG GTCTCTGTTTGCCTCTAAGATAATACAAACTGGAGATTGCATTTTAAAGGTTCCTTACAGAGTG CAAATAACTGCAGATAATCTCCTTCCTGAAATCAGATCTTTGATTGGTGAGGAAGTTGGAAATATTGCAAAACTTGCTACTGTTATTCTGATCGAGAAGAAACTGGGTCAG GGCTCTGAGTGGTATCCTTATATCAGCTGTCTTCCACAACAAGGAGAGCTGCATAATACG GTATTTTGGACTGAAAGTGAGTTGGAGATGATTCGTCCAAGTTCAGTTTATCAGGAAACTATTGACCAAAAATCTCAAATTGAAAAGGACTTTTTGGCAATCAAGCAT ATTTTTGAATGTTCCCATCAAAGTTTTGGAGATTCTACCTACAAGGACTTCATGCATGCATGCACACTAG TTGGTTCTCGAGCATGGGGAAGCACAAATGGTTTAGCTCTG attCCATTTGCAGATTTCTTAAACCACGATGGAGTTTCAGAAGCAATTGTAATGagtgatgatgacaaacaatgCTCAGAA ATTATTGCTGATCGTGACTATGCCCCGGGTGAACAG GTACTAATAAGATATGGAAAGTTTTCAAATGCTACATTAATGCTGGACTTTGGTTTTACAATTCCATACAACATTTACGATCAG GTTCAGATCCAGTTTGATATTCCTAAGCATGATCCTCTGCGGGACATGAAGTTGGAACTCTTGCATCAGTACTTTATACCTCCACCTGAAGATATGAAGGGCTTGTCACATCCCGTGAATTCCTTCAGCATCAA GGAGGTGAAGTCTGATAGTGGAAAAGGGAAGGGTCTTCCACAATCACTTCGTGCGCTTGCTCGTGTTCTTTCTTGTACAACATCTCAGG aaattgACAATTTGATTGCGGAAGCTGCTCAAACTGATGGTAGGCTGGCTAGGCGCCCTTTACAGGATATCAGCAAAGAGATACAAGCACACATGATGTTGTTGTCACTATTCATCCAATTAATTGAGGAGCGCAGTGTGGCTATTATG TCACTGGATTCTCTCTCCTTGTGTGGAAGATTTTCTGTTAGAAAACTAATGGCTCAAGATCTCCTACAAGGTGAGCTTCGCATTCTCAAATCTGCTTCTGCCTGGCTAGAGAACTACTGTTTTTCCATGACTTGA
- the LOC100818002 gene encoding fructose-bisphosphate aldolase-lysine N-methyltransferase, chloroplastic isoform X1 produces the protein MPFRVRTATASRWWSLHTVFNTHCLCRNLYYSALSKRQFSGNCDDFLQWLERKAACSISSSLFIGNSSYGRSLFASKIIQTGDCILKVPYRVQITADNLLPEIRSLIGEEVGNIAKLATVILIEKKLGQGSEWYPYISCLPQQGELHNTVFWTESELEMIRPSSVYQETIDQKSQIEKDFLAIKHIFECSHQSFGDSTYKDFMHACTLVGSRAWGSTNGLALIPFADFLNHDGVSEAIVMSDDDKQCSEIIADRDYAPGEQVLIRYGKFSNATLMLDFGFTIPYNIYDQVQIQFDIPKHDPLRDMKLELLHQYFIPPPEDMKGLSHPVNSFSIKEVKSDSGKGKGLPQSLRALARVLSCTTSQEIDNLIAEAAQTDGRLARRPLQDISKEIQAHMMLLSLFIQLIEERSVAIMSLDSLSLCGRFSVRKLMAQDLLQGELRILKSASAWLENYCFSMT, from the exons ATGCCATTCCGAGTTCGCACTGCAACTGCAAGTCGCTGGTGGTCTCTGCACACCGTTTTCAACACTCATTGTCTTTGCCGCAACTTGTATTATTCGGCTTTGTCCAAACGTCAG TTTTCTGGCAATTGCGACGATTTTTTGCAGTGGTTGGAGCGGAAAGCTGCCTGTAGTATTTCCTCCTCACTTTTTATTGGCAATTCTTCGTATGGAAG GTCTCTGTTTGCCTCTAAGATAATACAAACTGGAGATTGCATTTTAAAGGTTCCTTACAGAGTG CAAATAACTGCAGATAATCTCCTTCCTGAAATCAGATCTTTGATTGGTGAGGAAGTTGGAAATATTGCAAAACTTGCTACTGTTATTCTGATCGAGAAGAAACTGGGTCAG GGCTCTGAGTGGTATCCTTATATCAGCTGTCTTCCACAACAAGGAGAGCTGCATAATACG GTATTTTGGACTGAAAGTGAGTTGGAGATGATTCGTCCAAGTTCAGTTTATCAGGAAACTATTGACCAAAAATCTCAAATTGAAAAGGACTTTTTGGCAATCAAGCAT ATTTTTGAATGTTCCCATCAAAGTTTTGGAGATTCTACCTACAAGGACTTCATGCATGCATGCACACTAG TTGGTTCTCGAGCATGGGGAAGCACAAATGGTTTAGCTCTG attCCATTTGCAGATTTCTTAAACCACGATGGAGTTTCAGAAGCAATTGTAATGagtgatgatgacaaacaatgCTCAGAA ATTATTGCTGATCGTGACTATGCCCCGGGTGAACAG GTACTAATAAGATATGGAAAGTTTTCAAATGCTACATTAATGCTGGACTTTGGTTTTACAATTCCATACAACATTTACGATCAG GTTCAGATCCAGTTTGATATTCCTAAGCATGATCCTCTGCGGGACATGAAGTTGGAACTCTTGCATCAGTACTTTATACCTCCACCTGAAGATATGAAGGGCTTGTCACATCCCGTGAATTCCTTCAGCATCAA GGAGGTGAAGTCTGATAGTGGAAAAGGGAAGGGTCTTCCACAATCACTTCGTGCGCTTGCTCGTGTTCTTTCTTGTACAACATCTCAGG aaattgACAATTTGATTGCGGAAGCTGCTCAAACTGATGGTAGGCTGGCTAGGCGCCCTTTACAGGATATCAGCAAAGAGATACAAGCACACATGATGTTGTTGTCACTATTCATCCAATTAATTGAGGAGCGCAGTGTGGCTATTATG TCACTGGATTCTCTCTCCTTGTGTGGAAGATTTTCTGTTAGAAAACTAATGGCTCAAGATCTCCTACAAGGTGAGCTTCGCATTCTCAAATCTGCTTCTGCCTGGCTAGAGAACTACTGTTTTTCCATGACTTGA
- the LOC100818002 gene encoding ribulose-1,5 bisphosphate carboxylase/oxygenase large subunit N-methyltransferase, chloroplastic isoform X4, producing MPFRVRTATASRWWSLHTVFNTHCLCRNLYYSALSKRQFSGNCDDFLQWLERKAACSISSSLFIGNSSYGRSLFASKIIQTGDCILKVPYRVQITADNLLPEIRSLIGEEVGNIAKLATVILIEKKLGQGSEWYPYISCLPQQGELHNTVFWTESELEMIRPSSVYQETIDQKSQIEKDFLAIKHIFECSHQSFGDSTYKDFMHACTLVGSRAWGSTNGLALIPFADFLNHDGVSEAIVMSDDDKQCSEVLIRYGKFSNATLMLDFGFTIPYNIYDQVQIQFDIPKHDPLRDMKLELLHQYFIPPPEDMKGLSHPVNSFSIKEVKSDSGKGKGLPQSLRALARVLSCTTSQEIDNLIAEAAQTDGRLARRPLQDISKEIQAHMMLLSLFIQLIEERSVAIMSLDSLSLCGRFSVRKLMAQDLLQGELRILKSASAWLENYCFSMT from the exons ATGCCATTCCGAGTTCGCACTGCAACTGCAAGTCGCTGGTGGTCTCTGCACACCGTTTTCAACACTCATTGTCTTTGCCGCAACTTGTATTATTCGGCTTTGTCCAAACGTCAG TTTTCTGGCAATTGCGACGATTTTTTGCAGTGGTTGGAGCGGAAAGCTGCCTGTAGTATTTCCTCCTCACTTTTTATTGGCAATTCTTCGTATGGAAG GTCTCTGTTTGCCTCTAAGATAATACAAACTGGAGATTGCATTTTAAAGGTTCCTTACAGAGTG CAAATAACTGCAGATAATCTCCTTCCTGAAATCAGATCTTTGATTGGTGAGGAAGTTGGAAATATTGCAAAACTTGCTACTGTTATTCTGATCGAGAAGAAACTGGGTCAG GGCTCTGAGTGGTATCCTTATATCAGCTGTCTTCCACAACAAGGAGAGCTGCATAATACG GTATTTTGGACTGAAAGTGAGTTGGAGATGATTCGTCCAAGTTCAGTTTATCAGGAAACTATTGACCAAAAATCTCAAATTGAAAAGGACTTTTTGGCAATCAAGCAT ATTTTTGAATGTTCCCATCAAAGTTTTGGAGATTCTACCTACAAGGACTTCATGCATGCATGCACACTAG TTGGTTCTCGAGCATGGGGAAGCACAAATGGTTTAGCTCTG attCCATTTGCAGATTTCTTAAACCACGATGGAGTTTCAGAAGCAATTGTAATGagtgatgatgacaaacaatgCTCAGAA GTACTAATAAGATATGGAAAGTTTTCAAATGCTACATTAATGCTGGACTTTGGTTTTACAATTCCATACAACATTTACGATCAG GTTCAGATCCAGTTTGATATTCCTAAGCATGATCCTCTGCGGGACATGAAGTTGGAACTCTTGCATCAGTACTTTATACCTCCACCTGAAGATATGAAGGGCTTGTCACATCCCGTGAATTCCTTCAGCATCAA GGAGGTGAAGTCTGATAGTGGAAAAGGGAAGGGTCTTCCACAATCACTTCGTGCGCTTGCTCGTGTTCTTTCTTGTACAACATCTCAGG aaattgACAATTTGATTGCGGAAGCTGCTCAAACTGATGGTAGGCTGGCTAGGCGCCCTTTACAGGATATCAGCAAAGAGATACAAGCACACATGATGTTGTTGTCACTATTCATCCAATTAATTGAGGAGCGCAGTGTGGCTATTATG TCACTGGATTCTCTCTCCTTGTGTGGAAGATTTTCTGTTAGAAAACTAATGGCTCAAGATCTCCTACAAGGTGAGCTTCGCATTCTCAAATCTGCTTCTGCCTGGCTAGAGAACTACTGTTTTTCCATGACTTGA
- the LOC100779522 gene encoding protein MAEA homolog, with amino-acid sequence MEMDSLPNGNNTSGTPISATATANPAQPPSSNLPQLTESLKLEHQFLRVPFEYYKKTLRANHRAVEKEMSAVISGVNEAAATDLSPDDAVNHLNSLVSRLQGLKRKLEEGSRAEHLQAQKCRVRLDHLESADAENMSEWNNTRMKRILVDYMLRMSYYDTAVKLAESSNLQDLVDIDVFQEAKKVIDALQNKDVAPALAWCADNKSRLKKSKSKLEFQLRLQEFIELVRAENNLRAITYARKYLAPWGATHMKELQRVIATLAFKRDTECATYKVLFEAKQWDYLVDQFKQEFCKLYGMTLEPLLNIYLQAGLSALKTPYCYEDDCTKEDPLSQEAFRTLAMPLPYSKQHHSKLVCYITKELMDTENPPQVLPNGYVYSTKALEEMAKKNNGTIICPRTGLVCSYTELVKAYIS; translated from the exons ATGGAAATGGATTCCCTTCCCAACGGCAACAACACCTCCGGAACCCCGATCTCCGCCACCGCCACCGCCAACCCCGCGCAGCCTCCGTCGTCGAACCTTCCCCAACTGACGGAGTCTCTGAAGCTGGAGCACCAGTTCCTCAGGGTCCCTTTCGAGTACTACAAGAAAACCCTCCGTGCCAACCACCGCGCCGTCGAGAAGGAGATGTCCGCCGTCATCTCCGGCGTCAACGAAGCCGCCGCCACCGACCTGTCCCCCGACGACGCCGTCAACCACCTTAACTCCCTTGTCTCCCGCCTGCAAGGGCTCAAACGAAAG TTGGAGGAAGGAAGTCGGGCAGAGCATTTGCAAGCACAGAAATGTCGAGTGCGTCTCGATCACTTAGAATCTGCTGATGCAGAAAACATGTCAGAATGGAATAACACTCGTATGAAGCGGATTCTTGTTGATTACATGTTGAGGATGTCATACTATGACACTGCAGTGAAACTTGCCGAAAGCAGCAACTTGCAG GATCTTGTTGATATTGATGTATTCCAAGAAGCAAAAAAGGTTATCGATGCTCTACAAAATAAGGATGTTGCACCTGCCCTAGCATGGTGTGCTGATAACAAATCAAGGCTGAAGAAGTCTAAG AGCAAATTGGAGTTCCAGTTGAGACTTCAAGAGTTCATAGAATTAGTAAGAGCTGAGAACAATTTGAGAGCTATCACATATGCTAGGAAATATCTTGCGCCATGGGGAGCCACCCACATGAAAGAATTGCAGCGAGTCATTGCAACACTAGCTTTTAAAAGGGATACTGAATGTGCCACATACAAG GTTTTATTTGAAGCTAAGCAATGGGATTATCTAGTGGACCAATTCAAACAGGAGTTCTGCAAGTTATATGGCATGACTTTAGAGCCCTTGCTCAATATCTATCTGCAAGCTGGCCTTTCTGCTCTCAAGACACC ATATTGTTATGAGGATGATTGCACAAAAGAGGACCCCTTATCACAGGAGGCTTTCCGCACACTAGCCATGCCATTACCATATTCAAAGCAGCATCACTCTAAGCTTGTTTGCTATATAACTAAGGAGTTAATGGACACTGAGAACCCACCGCAAGTCTTGCCCAATGGATATGTTTATAGCACTAAG GCTCTTGAAGAGATGGCGAAGAAGAATAATGGTACAATCATCTGCCCAAGGACGGGTTTAGTTTGCAGCTACACAGAACTGGTCAAGGCATATATTTCATAA